GCGGGTCAGAATAACCGTGTCGGCCTGGGAGTTATAGAGCAAAATGGTAGCCCCATTACCCCGATCATACGCTTCCCGTTGCTGCGTTGTCCACTGCCCATTTTTACCCAGGTAATTAAATGTAAACCGTTTCAGAATGTACCAATTATCTGAAAGCAATTTCTCCTCCGTTATTTGTACGTGATCAGTAAGCATATGTTCAATTTTGTTAAATTTTGTTTATTTTTGTTCAAATCAAATCATTTACGAATGAATTTCCAAGAACGGAAAAGCCGAATTGTACAAACGGTCGAAGAACGGGGCTCGGTTGATGTGCGAGATCTAGCTGAATTACTGCAAACTTCTGAAATGACCGTTCGACGGGATTTGGCCCAATTGTCTGCTTCGGGTTTAATTTATCGGACGCACGGTGGCGCTATGAAAGTAAGTCTGGCTACGGATAAGCACCGTTTTGCCAATAAAACGGCCGTCAATGCTAAGCGCAAAGACTACATCTGTCAGTTGGCCGCCAACGAAATTCAGGAGGGGGACGTTATTTTTATGGATTGTGGAAGTACAGTTTTCCGGCTCTGCCCATTTATTCGGAACAAACGAATTACCGTCATTACCAACTCCCTGCCCGTTATAGCTGAATTAATGAGTTCGGAGGTAACGGTTAACCTGATTGGGGGTGAAGTGGATAAGGAACGACAGGCGGTGCACGGGCTGATTGCCGAAGAACACATGGCCCGCTACCAAGCCAACCGGGCTTTTATTGGCGTCGATGGTATTTCGCTGGCAAATGGTCTGAGTGCCAATAGTGAAAAGGAAGCCAGTACGGCCGTAGCGATGGCCCGCCAATCGGCCCAAGTCTACTTGCTCTGCGACTCGTCAAAGCTGGAGACCACCAAATATCTCCAGTTTGCTCCGTTGACTCTGTTCGATGTGTTGGTTACCGACAACGAAGCTTCACCCGATCTCTTGACTGCTTACCAACAAGCCGGGGTCAAGTTGCTATATTGATATATGGCTATAATTAGTCAATGAGGTTGTTAGCATCCCGTTATAAATACAAAGTTATTTTTTGTGAAAAAGCCCTGATTATTCAGGCTGGCTGGCTTACTTCGCTACAGCACAGTCTTAGTTTTGTCTTTTGAACTTCTTACGCGCTCCGTACAGAGGGCGTTAACGATATATGTACCAGATCTGGATCGACACGGGCGGCACGTTCACGGATGGTCTTGCGCTTGATCCCAACGGCACCTTACACCGTACCAAAGTACTCAGCAGCAGTCGTTTACGTGGGCAATTAATTCATAACAAATTGGTTGCTCCCTGGCTGACAGCCCCTATTTTCGACGGGTATCAGCTCCGTATACTCGAAACCAATGAGGTATATACCATTGAATCACTGGGTGTTGATGGCGGGTTAGTACTAAGTAATGCGGTGGTGTGGCATTCCGGCATCTCGTCTGCGATACATACAGTTGAACTGTTTACGGGCGAGGAAGCTCCCGTTTTAGCGGCCCGGCTCCTGACACAAACCCCTCTCAATCAACCCTTTCCAGCATTGGAGATGCGACTTGGCACCACAAAAGGTACGAATGCGCTGCTGGAGCGAAAAGGAGGGCGAATAGCCCTGCTGGTGACCAAAGGCTTTAAAGACCTGCTTAAAATCGGAACCCAGCAACGACCTAACTTATTCCAGTTGGCGATTCCTCCCGCCGAAGTTCTTTATGATACCGTTCTGGAAGTCGACGAACGGATAGCTGCCGATGGCCTGCCGCTGATACCGCTAACAGAGTCGATTTGCACCAGCCTGATTGACGAACTTCAGCAGCTAAAACCCGATGCGATTGCCGTATCATTTCTGAATGCGTACCGCAATCCAACTCATGAGCATCAACTCAGGGAAGTATTAACCCAAGCCGGGTTCAAATACATAACCCTATCGACCGATACGTCTGTAACGCCCCAATATGTGTCGCGCACGCAAACAGCTGTAGTCGATGCCTACCTGACCCCCGTTATGCGGTCGTATCTGGATAATGTGCAGCAGCAACTGGGCGGTAACCCGGTACGCATCATGACTAGTTCAGGCGGTCTGGCTCGAGCCGACCTGTTTCAGCCGAAAGATAGTCTGCTAAGTGGACCCGCAGGGGGCGTTATCGGAGCGGCTGACATTGGTAACCAACTCCATACTATCCGATCAACCGTAGGAATGCTTACGCTCGACATGGGTGGTACCAGCACCGACGTTGCCCGCATCCAAAACGGATTAGACTACCGTTTTTCGACCAAAATCGGCCCGTTCGATTTGCAGCTCCCTTCGCTGGCCATCGAAACGGTAGCGGCTGGCGGTGGGTCAATCTGCTGGTTCGAAAGTCACGGTGCTACATCGGGCCAATTACGCGTTGGGCCTCACAGTGCCGGTGCCAACCCTGGCCCAGCCTGCTATGGCGCTGGTGGCCCACTGACCATTACCGACGTTAATCTGCTACTTGGCAAACTCCATCCGAAGCAATTTGGCATTCCGGTTTTCCCCGAAAAAGCGCAGGCTGCTCTGGAAGAGATTTTGCACCAAGTGGAGCAAAAAACAGGAAGCCAGACAGACGCCTTCAGCCTACTCCGTGGTTTCGAACAAATCGCCAACGAAACAATGGCCGGGGCCATTCGGAAGATTTCCGTATCGCGCGGATTCGATCCAAAAGATTATAGTTTACTGGTATTTGGTGGTGCTGGTGGATTACACGGTTGTGCGATTGCCCAGTTGCTGGGAATAGAACAACTTATTTTACCCTTCGACGGCGGCTTACTCAGTGCCTACGGGATTGGCCAGGCCCAAATCGAACGGCTGGCTTCACGCTCAGTCTTACAGCTACTGGCAACTGTGGAACACGAGCTGCCAGCCATTAGTAGTAGTCTGACCGATACAGCTACCGAAACGCTACAGCAGGATGTCGGCCAGCAAGTAGCCGTCGAAACAAAATCGATTACAGTATTTCTGCGCCTGCTAGGCCAGGAGTCCACCGTCGATGTCCCGATAAGCGACAATCTGGAAGCTGACTTTCGGCACAAATACCAGCATCTTTATGGCCACTTCCCTGAAAACCGATCCATTGAGGTCGAGAGTGTCCGCGTGATGGTCAGCACGACTTCTCCCCATCAGGGTATAAACAGTGCTCCGGTTAGCCATCGGCATGCATCACCCACCTTTACGACCGATGCTTATCCAGCCTATGACTGGACGCAGTTGCAGGAGGGCGATACATTCCGGGGCCCTGCCTTATTGCTCAATACCACCTCTTCGGCCTTCATCGAACCCGGCTGGCGAGTCATTGTTCAGGCCAATAAAAATGCCCTTGTCGACTACATCGCAGACTACGAAGAAGACCTAGATTTTCAGGAGAAGACCGATGTAGATTCGAAACAGGAGGCAGGCCGACAGGGTCGTGAAGTCATTCAGCTTGAGTTATTTACGCAGCGCTTCCGGGCTATCGCCGAAGAAATGGGCGCTCAATTGCAGCGAACAGCGTTTTCGGTAAATGTCAAAGAACGGCTTGATTTCTCCTGTGCGTTGCTGAACGAAAAAGCCGAACTGGTTGCCAACGCCCCTCACATTCCGGTCCATCTGGGTAGTCTGGGTATTTGTGCCCAACTGGTTTTGCATGCCCTGCCTCCGCTCGAACCCGGCGATGTCGTTATCACAAATCATCCCAAGTATGGGGGCTCTCACCTACCCGACCTAACGCTCCTGAGTGGCGTATTTACCGACGATAATCAACTGATTGGCTACGTAATCAACCGGGCTCACCACGCCGAAATCGGTGGAAAAGTACCGGGATCGATGCCCCCCGATGCCGTATCGCTGGTTGAAGAAGGTGTAGTGCTGGAGCCGACATACGTAGTAAAAAATGGTCAGTTTTTGTGGGATGCAGCACTAGCCGATCGGTTTACCAACTGCCCTTATCCTACTCGTTCGCTGGCCGA
This window of the Spirosoma aerolatum genome carries:
- a CDS encoding DeoR/GlpR family DNA-binding transcription regulator, with the translated sequence MNFQERKSRIVQTVEERGSVDVRDLAELLQTSEMTVRRDLAQLSASGLIYRTHGGAMKVSLATDKHRFANKTAVNAKRKDYICQLAANEIQEGDVIFMDCGSTVFRLCPFIRNKRITVITNSLPVIAELMSSEVTVNLIGGEVDKERQAVHGLIAEEHMARYQANRAFIGVDGISLANGLSANSEKEASTAVAMARQSAQVYLLCDSSKLETTKYLQFAPLTLFDVLVTDNEASPDLLTAYQQAGVKLLY
- a CDS encoding hydantoinase B/oxoprolinase family protein; its protein translation is MYQIWIDTGGTFTDGLALDPNGTLHRTKVLSSSRLRGQLIHNKLVAPWLTAPIFDGYQLRILETNEVYTIESLGVDGGLVLSNAVVWHSGISSAIHTVELFTGEEAPVLAARLLTQTPLNQPFPALEMRLGTTKGTNALLERKGGRIALLVTKGFKDLLKIGTQQRPNLFQLAIPPAEVLYDTVLEVDERIAADGLPLIPLTESICTSLIDELQQLKPDAIAVSFLNAYRNPTHEHQLREVLTQAGFKYITLSTDTSVTPQYVSRTQTAVVDAYLTPVMRSYLDNVQQQLGGNPVRIMTSSGGLARADLFQPKDSLLSGPAGGVIGAADIGNQLHTIRSTVGMLTLDMGGTSTDVARIQNGLDYRFSTKIGPFDLQLPSLAIETVAAGGGSICWFESHGATSGQLRVGPHSAGANPGPACYGAGGPLTITDVNLLLGKLHPKQFGIPVFPEKAQAALEEILHQVEQKTGSQTDAFSLLRGFEQIANETMAGAIRKISVSRGFDPKDYSLLVFGGAGGLHGCAIAQLLGIEQLILPFDGGLLSAYGIGQAQIERLASRSVLQLLATVEHELPAISSSLTDTATETLQQDVGQQVAVETKSITVFLRLLGQESTVDVPISDNLEADFRHKYQHLYGHFPENRSIEVESVRVMVSTTSPHQGINSAPVSHRHASPTFTTDAYPAYDWTQLQEGDTFRGPALLLNTTSSAFIEPGWRVIVQANKNALVDYIADYEEDLDFQEKTDVDSKQEAGRQGREVIQLELFTQRFRAIAEEMGAQLQRTAFSVNVKERLDFSCALLNEKAELVANAPHIPVHLGSLGICAQLVLHALPPLEPGDVVITNHPKYGGSHLPDLTLLSGVFTDDNQLIGYVINRAHHAEIGGKVPGSMPPDAVSLVEEGVVLEPTYVVKNGQFLWDAALADRFTNCPYPTRSLAENKADIEAALASLRAGEQALQTLVRQHGLATIHQYMSRLQQSAADAITAVLKPLNGQVFEADESLDDGHQIRLKITISTSNEADPNLGQPRIRFDFTGTSGVHPNNLNANISILYSAVLYVLRLWCGRDIPLNEGLMAPVDLILPASSFLNPIFPDDGNEGSSAQCPAVVGGNTEVSQRLVDTLLKALGLAACSQGTMNNFLFGNANFGYYETIGGGAGATDGADGRSAIHQHMTNTKLTDPEELERRYPVRLHQFSIRTGSGGDGQRRGGDGIVREIEFLQPVQATLLSQHRVIAPYGLQGGDAGQPGRQWVRLLNGTEEPLPGIFTRTMQPGERIRIETPGGGGVGKRGN